From one Streptomyces sp. R41 genomic stretch:
- a CDS encoding NPP1 family protein — MKRSSRIRRVSLILGSAVALVVAFPGSALADPPKALPANADGLEQTFQPAYDYDTDGCYPTPAIGPDGTINGGLKPSGALNGQCHDSWDLDNTNGYSRGKCNNGWCAIMYGLYFEKDQAVVGSGLGGHRNDWEHVVVWVQDNEAKYVSTSAHGNFNIYGRDQIRWDGTHPKVVYHKDGISTHCFRPANSNDEPPENHYHTWQFPTLVGWNGYPAGLRDKLSAYDFGSAVFGLKDGNFNYHLEKAKPAGISFDPNA; from the coding sequence GTGAAGAGAAGCTCGCGGATCCGCAGGGTCTCGCTCATCCTCGGCAGCGCTGTCGCGCTGGTCGTCGCCTTTCCCGGCAGCGCGCTCGCCGACCCGCCGAAGGCCTTGCCCGCGAACGCGGACGGACTGGAGCAGACGTTCCAGCCCGCCTACGACTACGACACGGACGGCTGCTACCCGACTCCCGCCATCGGCCCCGACGGCACCATCAACGGCGGCCTCAAGCCGTCCGGTGCACTCAACGGCCAGTGCCACGACTCCTGGGACCTGGACAACACCAACGGCTACTCGCGCGGGAAGTGCAACAACGGCTGGTGCGCCATCATGTACGGCCTGTACTTCGAGAAGGACCAGGCCGTGGTCGGCAGCGGTCTGGGCGGGCACCGCAACGACTGGGAACACGTCGTGGTGTGGGTGCAGGACAACGAGGCCAAGTACGTGTCCACTTCGGCCCACGGCAACTTCAACATCTACGGTCGTGACCAGATCCGCTGGGACGGCACACACCCCAAGGTCGTCTACCACAAGGACGGCATCAGCACGCACTGCTTCCGCCCGGCCAACTCCAACGACGAACCGCCGGAGAACCACTACCACACCTGGCAGTTCCCCACCCTGGTCGGCTGGAACGGGTACCCCGCGGGTCTGCGCGACAAGCTGAGCGCGTACGACTTCGGCAGCGCCGTCTTCGGTCTCAAGGACGGCAACTTCAACTACCACCTGGAGAAGGCCAAGCCGGCCGGCATCTCCTTCGACCCCAACGCCTGA
- a CDS encoding FAD-dependent monooxygenase translates to MRAIVVGAGIGGLAATLSLRRAGHEVTLVEQTPRFTEVGAGIQLAPNATRVLRRLDLLDAVAAQAARPSHVSFRTWSDGAEICRYTLGREAEDEFGAPYLLLHRADLHQALAAAVPPGSVRLNTVVVGIDQDDESAYVTTASGERLGADLVVAADGIRSAARQWLFGADEAVFSKTAAYRALLPADQVADLDLPELAAWLGPGRHFVHYWVRRGELLNVVAVFGAEAAQESWTARAEPGEQLREFDGWDSRVLKVLERAGQVFRYGIYTRAPLARWNVGRVTLLGDSAHAMVPFQAQGAAQAILDAAVLGDALAGATPAEVPAGLDRYVRRRLSTATSVQTGSARAGEEFHLPDGPEAQARNARMAAYAAEHGFMPQATAWAVDVLDQQAPS, encoded by the coding sequence ATGAGGGCGATCGTCGTGGGGGCGGGCATCGGGGGACTGGCCGCGACGCTGAGCCTGCGCCGCGCCGGCCATGAGGTCACGCTTGTCGAGCAGACGCCGCGGTTCACCGAGGTCGGTGCCGGGATCCAGCTCGCGCCCAACGCCACACGTGTGCTGCGCCGACTGGACCTGCTCGACGCGGTCGCCGCACAGGCCGCCCGCCCCTCCCACGTGAGCTTCCGCACCTGGTCCGATGGGGCCGAGATCTGCCGCTACACGCTGGGACGCGAGGCCGAGGACGAGTTCGGGGCGCCCTACCTGCTACTCCACCGGGCCGATCTGCACCAGGCACTTGCCGCCGCGGTGCCGCCCGGGTCGGTGCGCCTGAACACCGTCGTCGTGGGAATCGACCAGGACGACGAGTCGGCCTACGTGACCACGGCAAGCGGCGAGCGCTTGGGTGCGGACCTGGTCGTGGCCGCCGACGGGATACGGTCCGCGGCCCGCCAGTGGCTCTTCGGCGCGGACGAGGCGGTCTTCTCGAAAACCGCTGCCTATCGGGCGCTGCTCCCGGCCGACCAGGTGGCCGATCTGGACCTGCCGGAGCTCGCCGCCTGGCTCGGACCGGGCCGGCACTTCGTCCACTACTGGGTGCGTCGTGGGGAACTGCTCAACGTAGTGGCCGTGTTCGGGGCGGAGGCGGCGCAGGAGTCGTGGACCGCTCGGGCGGAGCCGGGAGAGCAGCTGCGCGAGTTCGACGGGTGGGACTCCAGGGTGCTCAAGGTTCTTGAACGCGCGGGGCAGGTGTTCCGCTACGGCATCTACACGCGTGCCCCGCTTGCGCGATGGAACGTCGGGCGGGTGACTCTGCTGGGCGACAGTGCCCACGCCATGGTGCCGTTCCAGGCGCAGGGTGCGGCGCAGGCGATCCTTGACGCGGCCGTGCTCGGCGACGCCCTCGCGGGTGCGACGCCGGCCGAGGTACCCGCCGGGCTCGACCGGTACGTGCGTCGGCGGCTCTCGACCGCCACGAGCGTGCAGACCGGTTCCGCGCGGGCGGGCGAGGAGTTCCACCTGCCGGACGGACCCGAAGCCCAGGCGCGGAACGCCCGCATGGCGGCATACGCGGCCGAGCACGGGTTCATGCCTCAAGCGACCGCGTGGGCCGTCGACGTCCTTGACCAACAGGCGCCATCGTGA
- a CDS encoding winged helix-turn-helix transcriptional regulator encodes MKWLEISTENCTVQRTLDLIGEKWTLLILRDAFNGVRRFDDFRRHVGLSEAVLAGRLRKLVEAGILRTVPYQEQGSRTRHEYRLTRKGRDLWPVLVALRQWGETYVGDPEGPVLDIQHSECGGPVRVVVECSDEHAPLSPTEVTVLPGPAARPRA; translated from the coding sequence ATGAAGTGGCTGGAGATCAGCACAGAGAACTGCACGGTCCAGCGCACTCTCGACCTGATCGGCGAGAAGTGGACGCTGCTGATCCTGCGTGACGCCTTCAACGGGGTCCGCCGCTTCGACGACTTCCGCCGCCACGTGGGGCTCTCCGAGGCGGTCCTCGCCGGTCGGCTCCGCAAGCTGGTCGAGGCCGGGATCCTGAGGACCGTCCCGTACCAGGAGCAGGGCAGCCGGACCCGGCACGAGTACCGCCTGACCCGCAAGGGCCGGGATCTGTGGCCCGTCCTCGTGGCGCTCCGGCAATGGGGCGAGACATACGTCGGGGATCCCGAGGGCCCGGTCCTGGACATCCAGCACAGCGAGTGCGGTGGCCCGGTACGCGTCGTGGTCGAGTGCTCCGACGAGCACGCCCCGCTGTCCCCGACCGAGGTCACGGTCCTGCCGGGGCCCGCGGCCCGCCCTCGCGCCTGA
- a CDS encoding PaaI family thioesterase — MERSRTYDWQDPTISAAAVGRSSGLEFLREILAGRVPSPPIGATLAIALEEVDHGRAVFSLVPGEEHYNPIGSVHGGIYATMLDSAAGCAVQSTLPQGMGYTSLDLTVKFLRPITVDTGKIRAVGSVLSSGRRTALAEAQLLDGSDRLLAHATSTCMVFPLPTA; from the coding sequence ATGGAACGGTCTCGTACATACGACTGGCAGGACCCCACGATCTCGGCGGCCGCCGTCGGGCGGAGCTCGGGGCTGGAGTTCCTTCGGGAGATCCTCGCCGGACGTGTGCCCTCGCCGCCGATCGGCGCGACACTGGCCATCGCCCTCGAAGAGGTGGACCACGGACGCGCGGTCTTCTCCCTGGTGCCCGGCGAGGAGCACTACAACCCCATCGGCAGCGTGCACGGCGGGATCTACGCGACGATGCTCGACTCGGCGGCCGGCTGCGCGGTCCAGTCGACCCTGCCGCAGGGCATGGGCTACACGTCGCTCGACCTCACGGTGAAGTTCCTCCGCCCGATCACGGTCGACACGGGCAAGATCCGCGCCGTCGGCAGCGTCCTCAGCAGCGGCCGACGTACCGCGCTCGCCGAGGCCCAGCTGCTCGACGGATCGGACCGCCTTCTCGCGCACGCCACCAGCACGTGCATGGTGTTTCCGCTGCCGACCGCCTGA
- a CDS encoding enoyl-CoA hydratase-related protein codes for MTLDSTVGIERPSASDSTGEIRVDRAGALVTLTVNRPHKGNALTLAMYRALADAVAEADADPGVRVIVLTGAGQDFCSGNDLDDFLAHPGTALTLSSPVLEFQKAVLHTKTILVAAVDGSAVGSGATALLHFDLVYATRRSHLQYAFVDRGVVPDAAASLLLPERLGPQRAAQLLLLGERLSAVQAAHLGLVTEVLDNRERLDARVAEQVAVLLAAPAAALKATHTLLRPAGADPVLRMSAEAATSARLLGTADTAARITSRAVGPLSAP; via the coding sequence ATGACCCTCGACAGCACCGTTGGGATCGAAAGGCCGTCCGCCTCCGACTCCACCGGGGAGATCCGCGTCGACCGCGCGGGAGCGCTGGTCACCCTCACCGTCAACAGGCCCCACAAGGGCAACGCACTGACCCTGGCCATGTACCGGGCTCTGGCCGACGCCGTCGCCGAGGCGGATGCCGACCCAGGTGTACGGGTCATTGTGCTCACCGGTGCCGGCCAGGACTTCTGCTCCGGGAACGACCTCGACGACTTCCTGGCCCACCCCGGAACGGCCCTGACCCTCAGCTCTCCCGTCCTTGAGTTCCAGAAGGCGGTACTGCACACCAAAACCATCCTGGTCGCGGCCGTGGACGGCTCCGCCGTGGGAAGCGGTGCCACCGCGCTGCTGCACTTCGACCTCGTCTACGCGACCCGTCGCAGCCATCTGCAGTACGCGTTCGTCGACCGGGGCGTCGTACCGGACGCCGCCGCCAGCCTCCTGCTCCCGGAGCGTCTCGGGCCACAGCGTGCCGCCCAGCTCCTGCTGCTGGGCGAACGCCTCTCCGCCGTCCAGGCCGCACACCTCGGTCTGGTCACCGAGGTGCTCGACAACCGGGAGCGCCTCGATGCCCGCGTGGCCGAGCAGGTGGCGGTTCTGCTGGCCGCGCCCGCGGCGGCACTGAAAGCCACGCACACACTGCTGAGGCCCGCCGGGGCCGACCCGGTGCTGCGTATGTCGGCCGAAGCCGCGACCTCCGCCCGACTGCTGGGCACGGCGGACACGGCCGCGCGCATCACCTCCCGCGCAGTCGGCCCGCTGTCCGCTCCCTAA
- a CDS encoding thiamine pyrophosphate-binding protein, translating to MKVAEAVGRAVAESGVDHVFGVVGSGNFHLTNAMVAAGSRFVAARHECGAATMADAYARTSGTVAALSVHQGPGLTNAMTGIAEAAKSRTPLLVLAAEVTEPRSNFYVDQEALAQAVGAVTARVTSAEDAVVQAGAALRRAVHERRTVVLNLPLAVQAMEVPDGAPALIAPPPERAAVEPVAADVAALVQALEQARQPVFVAGRGSRTPGCRDALAALAERYGALLATSAVARGLFHGNPWSLDVSGGFSSPVAAELIRAADLIVGWGCALNMWTMRHGRLIGPDATVAQVDDDAAALGAHRNVQLGIVGDVELTARQALDLTAGGEPRQGYRTADIRAAIAAGIRWRDVPYDDESGRERIDPRTLSIALDDILPAERVIGVDSGNFMGYPSMYLSVPDHNGLCFTQAFQSIGLGLATAIGAALAQPDRLPVAALGDGGALMSAVELDTVRRLGLPMVVVVYNDDAYGAEVHHFGPGGHPLDTVRFPPTDIAAVARGYGFEAVTVRTPADLKAVEDWARGPRSAPLLIDAKVVGDRGAWWLEEAFRGH from the coding sequence ATGAAGGTCGCGGAAGCCGTCGGCCGGGCGGTGGCCGAGTCCGGGGTCGACCACGTGTTCGGCGTGGTCGGTTCGGGCAACTTCCACCTGACCAACGCCATGGTCGCGGCGGGCTCGCGGTTCGTCGCCGCACGCCACGAGTGCGGTGCGGCGACCATGGCCGACGCCTACGCGCGGACGAGCGGCACGGTGGCCGCGCTGAGCGTGCACCAGGGACCCGGCCTGACGAACGCCATGACCGGCATCGCCGAGGCGGCCAAGAGCCGTACACCGCTTCTTGTGCTGGCCGCCGAAGTGACCGAACCGAGGTCCAACTTCTATGTCGACCAAGAGGCGTTGGCGCAGGCGGTGGGCGCCGTCACGGCGCGCGTGACGTCGGCGGAGGACGCGGTGGTACAGGCCGGCGCCGCGCTGCGACGAGCCGTGCACGAGCGGCGCACCGTAGTGCTGAACCTTCCGTTGGCGGTGCAGGCCATGGAAGTACCCGACGGCGCACCGGCCTTGATCGCCCCGCCGCCCGAACGGGCCGCGGTCGAGCCGGTGGCGGCCGACGTCGCCGCGCTGGTGCAGGCGCTCGAACAGGCCCGGCAACCGGTCTTCGTAGCCGGCCGGGGCTCCCGCACCCCCGGTTGCCGGGACGCCCTCGCGGCGCTCGCCGAGCGTTACGGCGCACTGCTGGCGACCTCGGCCGTCGCCCGCGGACTGTTCCACGGCAACCCGTGGTCGCTCGACGTGTCCGGGGGCTTCTCGTCGCCCGTGGCGGCGGAGCTGATCCGGGCGGCGGATCTGATCGTGGGTTGGGGCTGCGCGCTGAACATGTGGACGATGCGGCACGGCCGGCTGATCGGCCCCGACGCCACCGTCGCACAGGTCGACGACGACGCGGCCGCGCTCGGCGCACACCGCAACGTGCAGCTCGGCATCGTCGGCGATGTGGAGCTCACGGCCCGGCAAGCGCTCGACCTCACGGCGGGCGGCGAACCACGACAGGGCTACCGGACCGCCGACATCCGGGCGGCCATCGCCGCAGGGATCCGGTGGCGGGACGTGCCGTACGACGACGAGAGCGGCCGCGAGCGGATCGACCCACGGACCCTGAGCATCGCGCTCGACGACATCCTCCCCGCTGAGCGGGTGATCGGCGTGGACTCCGGCAACTTCATGGGCTACCCGAGCATGTACCTCTCGGTGCCGGACCACAACGGCCTGTGCTTCACTCAGGCGTTCCAGTCGATCGGCCTGGGGCTGGCGACCGCCATCGGAGCGGCGCTGGCACAGCCGGACAGGCTGCCCGTGGCCGCACTCGGCGACGGAGGTGCGCTGATGAGCGCCGTGGAACTCGACACCGTACGTCGGCTCGGACTGCCGATGGTGGTCGTCGTGTACAACGACGACGCGTACGGAGCGGAGGTGCACCACTTCGGGCCCGGCGGACACCCGCTCGACACGGTCAGGTTCCCGCCGACGGACATCGCCGCCGTCGCGCGAGGGTACGGATTCGAGGCGGTGACCGTGCGCACACCTGCGGACCTGAAGGCCGTCGAGGACTGGGCCCGTGGGCCACGATCCGCACCTCTGCTCATCGACGCCAAGGTGGTCGGTGATCGCGGGGCCTGGTGGCTGGAGGAGGCGTTCCGTGGGCACTGA
- a CDS encoding FAD-dependent oxidoreductase, whose translation MNRSEEAGEVGHHTPVLIVGGSLVGLSTSLFLGRLGVPHMLVERHSGTSIHPRGRGNNVRTMELFRVAGAQQRIQDAASVLAENHGIMQTPTLVGDAGEWLFKEIDPGGGLARFSPSAWCLCSQNDLEPVLLECARELGGDLRFSTELMSFDQDAGGVTAQVKSRDTGEHTTIRADYLVAADGPRSPIRERLGIGQTGPGDLFHNVSLTFTSRGLADVVGDRRFICCYLTNPEADGALLPVDNKEHWVFHAPWHPEHGETLEEFTDERCVEHIRRAVGVPDLDVQITGRAAWHAAERVAERYGDGRVFLAGDSAHEMSPTGAFGSNTGIQDAHNLAWKLAAVLGGWAGPGLLRSYDAERRPVAEATSARASSRSVEHSHPGYTPGPGVGGPGGPGGPGGPGGPGGPGGPGGPGGKGGPGGKGGILNVALCYRYPRGAVLGTDPAMPVVPEGMRLTGEPGSRAPHMWLNRSGTRISTLDLYERSMVLLSSADGAGGWHSAAKGVAQRLSVPLDSYRIGNGPDAELSPASDMNWAEVHGVTADGAVLVRPDGFVAWRSEGPSADPKTALEQALMAVLDRG comes from the coding sequence ATGAACCGATCGGAAGAGGCCGGCGAGGTCGGTCACCACACGCCCGTCCTCATCGTCGGCGGCTCTCTGGTGGGCCTGTCGACCTCCCTGTTCCTGGGGCGTCTCGGCGTGCCGCACATGCTCGTCGAGCGCCACTCGGGTACGTCGATCCATCCGCGCGGACGTGGAAACAACGTGCGCACGATGGAGTTGTTCCGGGTGGCCGGAGCTCAGCAGCGCATCCAGGACGCCGCTTCGGTCCTGGCGGAGAACCACGGCATCATGCAGACGCCGACCCTGGTGGGCGATGCCGGCGAATGGCTGTTCAAGGAGATCGACCCCGGTGGCGGGCTCGCGCGCTTCAGCCCCAGCGCGTGGTGTCTGTGCAGCCAGAACGACCTGGAGCCGGTGCTGCTGGAGTGCGCACGGGAGCTGGGCGGAGATCTGCGCTTCTCCACGGAGTTGATGTCGTTCGACCAGGACGCGGGCGGCGTGACCGCACAGGTCAAGAGCCGCGACACCGGCGAGCACACCACCATCCGCGCGGACTACCTCGTCGCCGCGGACGGTCCGCGCAGCCCCATCCGCGAGCGGCTCGGCATCGGGCAGACCGGACCGGGCGACCTGTTCCACAACGTGAGCCTCACGTTCACCTCCCGCGGCCTCGCGGACGTCGTCGGCGACCGGCGCTTCATCTGCTGCTACCTGACCAATCCGGAGGCCGACGGGGCCCTTCTGCCGGTCGACAACAAGGAGCACTGGGTCTTCCACGCCCCCTGGCACCCCGAACACGGCGAGACTCTGGAGGAGTTCACCGACGAGCGGTGCGTGGAACACATCCGTCGGGCCGTCGGAGTGCCGGATCTCGATGTGCAGATCACCGGCAGAGCCGCCTGGCACGCCGCCGAGCGGGTCGCCGAACGGTACGGGGACGGCCGGGTCTTCCTCGCCGGCGACTCGGCCCATGAGATGTCCCCCACCGGGGCGTTCGGCTCCAACACCGGTATCCAGGACGCGCACAACCTCGCCTGGAAGCTGGCCGCCGTGCTGGGCGGCTGGGCCGGCCCCGGACTGCTGAGGTCCTACGACGCGGAGCGCCGACCGGTCGCGGAGGCGACCAGCGCACGCGCTTCCTCGCGTTCGGTCGAGCACAGCCACCCCGGGTACACGCCCGGCCCCGGCGTCGGTGGGCCCGGCGGACCCGGCGGTCCTGGTGGCCCCGGCGGTCCCGGCGGTCCCGGCGGCCCTGGCGGTCCCGGCGGGAAGGGCGGTCCCGGCGGGAAGGGCGGAATCCTCAACGTGGCGCTGTGCTACCGCTATCCGCGGGGCGCGGTCCTGGGTACCGACCCGGCGATGCCCGTCGTACCCGAGGGCATGCGGCTGACCGGCGAGCCCGGGAGCCGCGCTCCCCACATGTGGCTCAACCGCTCCGGCACCCGGATCTCCACCCTCGACCTGTACGAACGGTCCATGGTGCTCCTGAGCTCCGCGGACGGCGCCGGCGGGTGGCACTCCGCAGCGAAGGGCGTCGCGCAACGGCTGTCCGTGCCGCTCGACTCGTACCGCATCGGCAACGGGCCCGACGCGGAGCTGTCCCCCGCGAGCGACATGAACTGGGCAGAAGTCCACGGCGTCACCGCGGACGGAGCGGTGCTGGTCCGCCCCGACGGGTTCGTCGCCTGGCGGTCGGAAGGGCCGTCGGCGGACCCGAAGACGGCGTTGGAGCAGGCCCTCATGGCGGTCCTGGACAGGGGCTGA
- a CDS encoding SchA/CurD-like domain-containing protein → MTTTGRISQSAFDGSRLRVILLLDLYEGAQQQFLDAYEHMRNQVASVPGHLSDQLCQSIENPSQWLITSEWESAPPFLAWVNSEEHVETVRPMHDCVRDTRSMRYSILRETSPAQPLTPESARAGMQVQARVGDGVARHALTFTVKPGSESKVAEILAGYKSPQAQVDDTTRLRRTSLFMHGNRVVRAVEVEGDLLVALRHVARQPEVRAVEEAINPYLEQERDLTDDGSARVFFTRAALPAVHHVVSGRPEPAELRRHALYYPAKRGCGMELARLLAHQDEAAADDPKSPVYGSTVFQRDDTVVRLIDMVGALDKDPVASLGLKGPKKAAELERLLDGAAIGVEGSLETERNINRLLSHADMMPITDRSSADS, encoded by the coding sequence ATGACCACCACGGGACGTATATCGCAGTCGGCGTTCGACGGCTCCAGGCTGCGGGTGATCCTGCTGCTCGATCTGTACGAAGGAGCCCAGCAGCAGTTCCTCGACGCGTATGAGCACATGCGCAATCAGGTCGCGTCGGTCCCCGGTCACCTCAGTGACCAGCTCTGCCAGTCGATCGAGAACCCTTCGCAGTGGCTCATCACCAGCGAGTGGGAGAGCGCCCCGCCCTTCCTGGCCTGGGTTAACAGCGAGGAGCACGTCGAAACGGTCCGGCCGATGCACGACTGCGTCCGGGACACCCGGTCGATGCGCTACAGCATCCTCCGGGAGACCAGCCCGGCCCAGCCGCTCACGCCGGAGTCGGCCAGGGCGGGCATGCAGGTGCAGGCCCGCGTGGGCGACGGTGTGGCACGCCACGCCCTCACCTTCACCGTCAAGCCGGGATCCGAATCGAAGGTCGCCGAGATCCTGGCCGGGTACAAGTCACCCCAGGCCCAGGTCGACGACACCACGCGGCTGCGCCGTACCTCGCTGTTCATGCACGGCAACCGTGTCGTGCGGGCGGTGGAAGTGGAGGGCGACCTCCTCGTGGCGCTCCGCCACGTCGCGCGTCAGCCCGAGGTGCGGGCGGTCGAGGAAGCCATCAACCCGTACCTGGAACAGGAGCGGGACCTCACCGACGACGGCTCGGCGCGGGTGTTCTTCACCCGGGCAGCGCTCCCGGCCGTGCACCACGTGGTGTCCGGTCGGCCGGAACCCGCCGAGCTGCGGCGGCACGCGCTGTACTACCCGGCCAAGCGGGGCTGCGGGATGGAGCTGGCCCGGTTGCTCGCCCACCAGGACGAGGCCGCGGCGGACGACCCGAAGAGCCCGGTGTACGGAAGCACCGTCTTCCAGCGTGACGACACCGTGGTGCGCCTCATCGACATGGTGGGCGCCCTCGACAAGGACCCCGTCGCCTCGCTGGGCCTCAAGGGTCCCAAGAAGGCCGCGGAGCTGGAGCGCCTCCTCGACGGCGCCGCGATCGGCGTCGAGGGCTCGCTGGAGACGGAACGCAACATCAACCGCCTCCTGTCGCACGCCGACATGATGCCCATCACCGACCGCAGCTCGGCGGATTCCTGA
- a CDS encoding cupin domain-containing protein, with protein sequence MIKQHPRIVDLSETEPNRRRGGDIRAMLTPATAGSTSGFMGLAIIQPGERIGEHYHPYSEEFVYVVTGALEVDLDGDPHALKPDQGLLIPINMRHRFRNVGDTEARMVFHLGPLAPRPSLGHVDTEGTDNTVPSSEFATAGRDLSAPDHGQPSERSGAIK encoded by the coding sequence ATGATCAAGCAGCATCCACGCATCGTGGACCTGAGCGAGACGGAACCCAACCGCAGGCGCGGCGGTGACATCCGGGCCATGCTCACGCCCGCCACCGCCGGTTCCACCAGCGGCTTCATGGGCCTGGCCATCATCCAGCCCGGCGAGCGCATCGGCGAGCACTACCACCCGTACTCCGAGGAGTTCGTGTACGTCGTCACGGGCGCGCTCGAGGTCGACCTGGACGGCGACCCGCACGCGCTCAAGCCCGATCAGGGCCTCTTGATCCCGATCAACATGCGGCACCGTTTCCGCAACGTCGGTGACACGGAAGCCCGCATGGTCTTCCACCTGGGCCCGCTCGCCCCGCGTCCGAGCCTCGGCCACGTGGACACGGAGGGCACCGACAACACCGTACCCAGCTCCGAGTTCGCCACCGCGGGGCGGGATCTGTCCGCGCCGGACCACGGACAGCCGTCCGAGCGAAGTGGGGCCATAAAGTGA
- a CDS encoding beta-ketoacyl synthase produces MTRRVAVTGIGVVAPGGTGATAFWDLLSNGRTATRGITLFDPAGLRSRIAAECDFDPLAHGLDPELRDHADRYIQFAVVAAGEAVRDSGLDSGQEDPWRVAVSLGSAVGGTTRLEHDYVQVSERGKRWDVDHRAADPKLHLAFSPSTLASVVAEQFGAQGPVQTVSTGCTSGLDAVGYAFHTIEEGRADVCIAGASDSPISPITMACFDAIKATSPNNDDPEHASRPFDAHRNGFVMGEGAAVLVLEEYEHARARGAHVYCEISGYATYGNAYHMTGLTGEGLEMARAIDTTLDQARLDPTLIDYVNAHGSGTRQNDRHETAAVKRSLGAHAYDTPMSSIKSMVGHSLGAIGAIEVVACVLALKHQVVPPTANYETPDPECDLDYVPRTARPRKLKNVLSVGSGFGGFQSAVLLTGPGGRTP; encoded by the coding sequence GTGACCCGGCGGGTGGCCGTCACCGGTATCGGTGTGGTCGCTCCGGGCGGCACCGGGGCGACGGCGTTCTGGGACCTGCTCTCCAATGGCCGCACCGCGACCCGCGGCATCACGCTGTTCGATCCCGCGGGCCTGCGCTCGCGGATAGCCGCCGAATGCGACTTCGACCCGCTCGCGCACGGTTTGGACCCGGAGCTGCGCGACCACGCCGACCGGTACATACAGTTCGCCGTGGTCGCCGCAGGGGAAGCCGTACGCGACTCCGGCCTCGACTCCGGCCAGGAAGACCCCTGGCGTGTCGCAGTGTCGCTGGGCAGCGCGGTCGGCGGCACCACCCGCCTGGAACACGACTACGTCCAGGTCAGTGAGCGAGGCAAGCGGTGGGACGTGGACCATCGCGCGGCCGACCCGAAACTGCACCTGGCGTTCTCGCCCAGCACGCTCGCCTCGGTGGTCGCCGAGCAGTTCGGCGCTCAAGGCCCGGTGCAGACCGTCTCCACCGGCTGCACCTCCGGACTCGACGCGGTCGGCTACGCCTTCCACACCATCGAAGAGGGCCGGGCCGACGTCTGCATAGCCGGCGCGTCGGACTCGCCGATATCGCCGATCACCATGGCGTGCTTCGACGCCATCAAGGCTACGTCGCCCAACAACGACGACCCCGAGCACGCCTCCCGGCCCTTCGACGCGCACCGCAACGGCTTCGTCATGGGCGAGGGCGCCGCGGTGCTGGTCCTGGAGGAGTACGAGCACGCCCGAGCCCGCGGCGCGCACGTGTACTGCGAGATAAGCGGCTACGCCACCTACGGCAACGCCTACCACATGACCGGTCTGACCGGTGAGGGGCTGGAGATGGCCCGGGCGATCGACACCACGCTCGACCAGGCCCGCCTCGACCCCACGCTGATCGACTACGTCAACGCGCATGGCTCGGGCACCAGGCAGAACGACCGGCACGAGACCGCCGCGGTCAAGCGGTCCCTGGGCGCGCACGCCTACGACACGCCCATGAGCTCCATCAAGTCCATGGTGGGGCACTCACTGGGCGCGATCGGGGCGATCGAGGTCGTCGCCTGCGTCCTCGCCCTGAAGCATCAGGTGGTGCCGCCGACGGCGAACTACGAGACTCCCGACCCCGAGTGCGACCTGGACTACGTGCCGCGCACCGCCCGCCCGCGGAAGCTGAAGAACGTGCTCTCCGTCGGCAGCGGATTCGGCGGCTTCCAGTCCGCGGTGCTCCTGACCGGGCCGGGTGGGAGGACACCATGA